The Oncorhynchus tshawytscha isolate Ot180627B linkage group LG02, Otsh_v2.0, whole genome shotgun sequence genome contains the following window.
CTACTGATTAGGAAGTTAGCTGTCAATGATAACAGCAAATAGGGGAAGCGGGATTATTACACATACGTGTTAAGttataatatactgaacaaaaatataagcgtaacatgcaacaatttcaaagattataGTTCATACAAGGTAATGAGTAAATTGAAATACAATCATTAggctatggatttcacatgactgggcaggggtgtagccatgggtgggcataggtccacccacttgACAGTCAGGCCCACCTACTGAGTAGCCAGGCCCAGCTAATCAGAActcgtttttccccacaaaagggctttattacagacagaaatacagtacTCCTCAGCACGCCCCACCCCGCCTCAGACGATCCCCAaggtaaagaagccggatgtggagctcctgggctggcgtggttacacgtggtctgctgttgtgaggccggttggacgtactgccaaattctctaaaacgacgttggaggtagtttatgatagagaaatgaacattaaattctcttgcaatagctctggtggacattcatgcagtcagcgtgccaattacacactccctcaaaacttgactcatctgtgttgtgtgacaaaactgcacattttaaagtggccttatattgtctccagcacaaggtgcacctgtgtaatgatcatactgtttgatcaacttcttgatatgccacacctgccaggggattatcttggcaaaggagaaatgctcaccaacagggatattaacaaatgtgtgcacacgGGGAGATCCCGGATAGCACGAGCCTTACTGACGGCGGTCATGTGCTGCAACTAAAATATGAGCACAGAAACTCTTGCTAAGGAAGGGTTCCATTTGAGAATGCATTActataatgaatgtattgtttttgtgtgttaATCCTTTACATAAATGTTTTATAATCCGAAGTGTGGTTGCAAAATTACACAGATTGCTAAAACATGATTTCTGAAATGTGGCTAATCAAATTTGTCTTGTGATGCCATCTAGTGTTGATTTGGAAGTAGTGTAGTTCATTCTGGTATTTCTTGGTCGCTAAAGGGTATTTTGATATCATATATCATCACAGTTGGaatattatttcatttataagaTGAATAAACACATTGATACACAAACATAAAGAGGTCACACATTTTACATTGTCAGAAAAAAAGCACAGACATTGCACTTGAAAAATAGCTGTCTTTCCACATCTGCATTGATTGACTAAAACCAGTCTATTCAAGGATATCTAATCCCAAGGACATCAAGAGACAAATGCTTTTGAGGTCAATACCAAGTGTAACCGGTGGGAATCACCAGTGACTGCTGCTTCTTCCTCTATTTCCTGTCTTCCCCTGGCTGTTCCTGTATTCTCCCCTGGCTGTGTGCTCTTGGATTTTCTAGCCTTCCTGGACTGGTGGATGGCCTGTGTAACATCAGGGGCAGTCCAGTGTTGGCGGGTCAAAGCGTGCTGTACGGTGAAGGGTCCGTCACTGGTGCGGCGCACTGCTTTACATACAGTCGTGCTGCGGAGCTCCAAGCCCACCTCATGCAAGATTCTGCACAGGTATCGCTGGGTTTCATTCAAACACTGCACCTCTGATTAATGTAATGTGAAAAATGGAATTAGCAAACTATTACAGAATATCTAATACATATCGAATGCAACATTAAGGTGACTGTTGCAGTTTATCAGTTAAAAAGGGACATGTGCCAAGTCCTATTGCATGTATGAGTGTTGCTCTGTAGCCATGTGTGTGAGCAAGTGTCTATCCAGGAGGGTATTGTACAGTACAGGTGAAATACTTACCCAAGGTATAGTGGGGTGGTTGGAAGTGTAATAAACGCAGGCCTGTCATAATAGGGGGAGAGTTCCAGTCGGGATGGAGTTTCCCCTTCGCAGCCAGCTCATAGGCCTCCTGGGTGTTCATGTCCACCTTAGGTTACCTGCCAGAACAAACACAGTTATCCTACACTGCTCTGCACACTAGGTATAGCAAAATTACAAATAAGCTTGAGCTGGCACTGACAActgtgccttcgggaagtattcagaccccttgacttaatccacattttgagagattacagccttataataaaatgtattaaaatagcccccccccccctcaatctacacacaataccccataatgacaaagcaaaaacaggtttagacattgttgctcattaaaaaaaagaaatgatacatttacataagcattcagaccctttacacagtactttgttgtagcacctttggcagcgattacagcctcgcatttcttgggtatgacgatacaagctcggcacacctttatttggggagaaTCTCCCATTCTTCATGCAggtcctctcaacctctgtctggttggatggggagtgttgctgcacagcttttttcaggtctctccagaaatgttacattgggttcaagtacgggctctggctgggccactcaaggacattcagagacttgtcccaaagatattttggctatgtgcttagggtcattgtcctgttggaaggtgaaccttttcctCAGTCTGAGGTTCTGGGAGCTCTGGAACAGTTTTtttttcaaggatctctctgtactttgctctgtttatttTTGCCTCGATCTTttctagtctctcagtccctgtgtctgaaaaacatccccacagcatgattctgccaccaccatgcttcatcatagggatggtgccaggtttccttcagacgtgttgcttggcattcaggccaaaaagttacatcttggtttcatcagaccagagaatcttgtttcacatggtctgagggtctttagatgtttttttggcaaattccaagcgggctgtcatttgccttttactgaggaatggcttctgtctggccactaccataaaggcttgattggtgtaGTGCGGCAGAGATggttcttaaatagaagaagtttggaaccaccaagactcttcctagagctggcctcccagccaaactgagcaaccggggaagaagggccttggtcatggaggtgaccaagaacccgatggtcatgctgacagagctccagagttcctctgtgaaaatgggagaaccttccagaaggacaatgatggaggccattgtgttcttggggatcttcaatgctggaGAAATGtttaggtacccttccccagatctgtgccccgacacaatcctgtctaggagctccaaggacaattccttcgacctcatggcttggtttttgctctgacatgcactgacaactgtgggacctcatatagacaagtgcatgcctttccaaatcatatccaatcaattgaattcagcacaggtggactccaatcaacttatagaaacatctcaaggatcatcaatggaaacaggatacgcctgagctcaatttcgagtctcgtagcaaagggtctgaatacttatgtaaataaggtatttctgcttcTAATTTTGAATACATTCGCAAAAATGTCACATTGTGAAAAATGTCAATTTTCACATTGTCAcaatggggtagtgtgtgtagattgctgatttttaaatttaattttccatacattttagaataaggctgtaacgtaacaaaatgtggaaaaagccaaaggGTCTGTAAACTTTCTTTGGCAATGCTCTAATTGCTATACGCCGTGGCTCAGTGAGTAGATAGAGCAAGGTGGACAGAGAGGGATAAGAGGTGgaccacagaactagaatgaatgGTGGACGTACATGAGCAAGGCCTTATGATTGGATCCCTGGATCATGGCACGTCAAGGGTTGCAATGCAGTCAAGATAAGGTGTTTATAGATTCAGTATTTCTTTCAGTAAGGTGGAAGGCAAAAAAAGAAAGCGCTGTAACTACCATATGTGGTTCTCTCTATGAGGCGGCCTGTGTGAGAGAAGTCTGTGGCCATCCCGAATTCACCCTCCAATGTATAATCGTGAATaaattaaaagtaaaaaaaatgcATCATGGCAATCTCAGCATTGTTTCACAACAATGCCATATGGATTTTCCACCTCCAATTAACTGCATACTCTTTTACATGTAACATAAATAGAGAGGAATGCTTACTCTAGTGACATGAGATCTGTAGAGATCAGTCAAAGCCTTGTTTGCCTGGCCAACAACTGAGGAGAAACAGATGTCATGATGATTTACAGCCTCAAACATCACATGAAAAGTGAAAACTTCATCAGTGCAGTAATGGAGGCCCAAGGGACTTCAGGTTACAAAAAAAGGTATGGGAACTGTAAAAATATCTGAACATTATGAAGTGGAAATGAACACACGTACTCAATTACATGCTTGCTTACACATACGgacttatacatacacacacacctgatctcgctctcttctctcactttctctcttttctcttctcttctctccctctattgacgagaactgttttataatttaatgtgtttattgtttGTCTATCTTTTTTATGTACAGTATTTGTCTTCAagtttatatatgtttacaacaagcaaagggaagatatcagaatagggccattggggaataataacatattgtacggaATACATTTGTCTCTAGAGTAATGTAAGGTCTCTTTCATGATAATTTGAAACGCCAATTGCCTtggaaatgctgggatgtgtttttcaaattattttaaaggtaattatgatgcaactATGATGGTGATATGATATGTATTACAATTACCATCATGAATATTACGGCTAAAcgcactacatgttacacacatagacactcgaCCGTGCAAATtgagttattatttatttggacatcacaCGTTATAGTCTTACTCTGATACAGACATCGTACACACTCTCACTACatcacatccaatatcatacacatcaacctactcagatttgcTACACACATAATATCTTGTTTCAATTttctgtggcattggctcacaggcaaacaggcaagggaaACTCACTACATCCTTAGATGCGAGAAAAAGAAATGGGGTGGTGAAATAAatttctgtcatggacaaaggaactcaaagggTGTGATAATATTAATTAACAAACATTtcgatctgaatgtgcaaatagtctgaaatgattcgcaaggaaggtggatccttttgaatatgaaagtggacaaaaaaaaaaactttggctcaataatctatatggtccaaatcaggatgatccacacttcttcgaaaacatttataccaatttattgaacttacaggAAACAAATTATCtaatcattatggtaggagactataacacagtgttaaaTACCTAAATGGACATTAAAGGTAAtcactacaaactatcatcaccgtgcccttaaggaaatcacaaatattatggacacattagaaatagtggatatttggagactaaaaaaccctgacctagtcagatatacatggaggagacttaatcaagcttgtcgtcttgactactttcttgtctctttctctcttacatcAAAGGTTAAAAAAGGTTTAATAGGAGACATAATGCGatcggatcatcatctaattggcattcacataacTCTTATAGGTTTTCCACATGGACGGGGATATTAGAAATTTtatcaaagtttactggaggacaactcATTTTGAACTAAGACTAAATCATTTCTAACTGAatttttccagtataatatagATTCAGCAAATCCCTTTATTGTTCGAGATACCCTTGAATGTACCTTCAGGGGtaattcaattcaatattcataAATAATAACAAACAGTTTCTGGGtaaagagacaagactaacaagggaaatccatgaactaatagtacaggtagatagcaataaaaacgatactacagagatagaaaataagttagaggaaaaacaaaaagaactcgAGGAACGTATTCATGaacgatctaatgtaatctattacaaaaataaagcaaactgtgTGGAATAAGGAGAAAAACGCACAAAATTCTTCATGAATCTCCAATACAGTAACgctaacaaaaataattagcagaaactcgttactgaagacGGAGTTATCTATGCTTCTctgaattatattttaaaagaggaagctaattattttaggcagatgttgTCTTTTCCGTCTCATCCTTTCCCATTGAAGGAAGATTATAGTAAGGAATTATTTCCAAATAATGTAAAAAATtggaaaattaacaaatgtacagaaagtTCAGtacgaaggccaaattacagaggaataacTTGTTGAGGCTATTatatcctttcagtctggaaaaaccccagggcttgacggcataccagtagaggtatatcaagtatttttttatatactaaaaactccattgttagattgttttaactactcccatagaaatggtagtctgtcaggtactcagcaggaaggtctgatttctctactattaaaacaagacccagatggcaaatataaagacccagtctatctaaaaaactggaggccccttacacttcaatgttgtgatgcaaaaataatagcaaaatgcatagcactcagaattaaaagggttttaccaggCATTGTTCATCCTAAacagacagttttttttacatggacgatacattggagataatatacgacaactactagaaataataaaacatcatgaaacatataagaagccaggaatggtatatatagtggattttgaaaaggcatttgataaagtaagactggattttatttataaatgcctggattttcTCAATTTCGGTAATtttcttataaaatgggtaaaaataatgtatagcaaccccaggtgtaaaatagtaaataacggctacttctcagagagtttcgaattgtcaagaggagttaaacaagggtgtccgctgtcaccatatctattcgttacAGTTAcagaaatgctagctattaaaatcagatccaataaaaacattagaggattagaaatccaaggcttgaaaacaaaggtgtccatgtatgccgatgactcaagttttatattaagtccgcaagctagatccatgcaatgtctcattgaagatctagataacttttctgtactctctggactaaaacctaattatgataagtgtacaatattacgtattggatccttaaaaaatacaacttttacattaccctgcagcttacctataaaatgggctgatggtgaagtagacatactcggtattcatatcacaaaagatataaataagctctccacaatgaatttcaatagaaaacttgtaaaagtAGACAatatcctgcaaccatggagaggtaaatacctgtctctTTATGGACAacttgccctgattaactcctcaGTCAATTCACTTACTTATGgcactgcctactcctgatgattcgcttttcaaatcatatgagcaaataatatttagctttatctgggacgctaaaccagacaaaataaaacgtgcctatctatataatgaatattaattgggtgggttgagattattaaatataaaagcactaaacctctctctaaaagcttcactcattcaaaagttttatttgaaccctaggttctcaagtagattactaagaaaagctaaTCTATTGTTTAAAAATTGCCTTTTTGCCATTTTGGCAGATTGCCATGTCAcattttcgattaattgaaaatgatactttgaaaaaagtatctctctttttcaaacaagcattgcagagcttgctacaatttcaatttcatccccctaaaaataaatattacaacaaatattacggctgaactcaaatgtgctggttgataaaatacttctatttatgggaaagatgtttgaaaagggtattttattcttaaatgatattgtaaatgGGAAGGGTTGAGTTAtttccttcatggagttatcagaattgtatggAAAGGTCTGCTCAAttcaagagtacaaccaattgattagcattgccccaaaaatggaggaggcgggtggcagcgggaggaggtagggaactggtctgtctgcccaatttaaaggatcaaaactggcagaggaataaaaatagcataaataggaaagtataccagtttcatttgaggaccaggatgttgacaactgtgtcATACAGATTggaaaatagttgggaagagatttttgatgtaccgattccatgtatgaattgatatataaaacaacgcaagattcatatataaaacaacgcaagattcaagacttggtgcttttcagctaaaattattatatcgaattcttgccaccaacaaaatgttgaatatttggtgCATAAAATCATCAaaactctgcagattttgttgtgaggatacataAACAATAGAccgtttattttggtattgccctcaggtagcctgtttctggttaCTGGTTCAAGAacggctgaaaatgcatagcattgatctaaaattgaccctagaaatagtactggtAGGaaatctggagagaccgggtcagtcaattacaaatatactaatactcttagtaaaagtatttatcttcaactcgcaatctgtggattctattcgattagatagattaaaattgtacgttaaacatcacagcatagttgaaagatatgcaTTCCGTAGAAAcccgaagtgggtggccagcagagataggtgggatgggccgagggaagctgagggttggtatgtggaattggagacaagtgggagtgtagTTTCGGTGTGAGatatagaatgatggtcaaagataaaagtttgggttcacgttttttggcctggtggtagatcggtcaacatgcccttgagcagggcattgattCTGGATGCTTTTGTGTGTCGCGCTGAACgggaatctgttggatga
Protein-coding sequences here:
- the LOC112222771 gene encoding mitochondrial mRNA pseudouridine synthase TRUB2-like, which codes for MMMMYSIFTGINAAPPTAHHQRVQFLAEPISVVAEGSSELTLSAASVPLLAHHPLVSGPEFQYIRAAVGHRLDAFSSGVLDGTFFVGQANKALTDLYRSHVTRDYTLEGEFGMATDFSHTGRLIERTTYEPSLPHYTNQAFMVDMNTQEAYELAAKGKLHPDWNSPPIMTGLRLLHFQPPHYTLEVQCLNETQRYLCRILHEVGLELRSTTVCKAVRRTSDGPFTVQHALTRQHWTAPDVTQAIHQSRKARKSKSTQPGENTGTARGRQEIEEEAAVTGDSHRLHLVLTSKAFVS